The following proteins are encoded in a genomic region of Gopherus flavomarginatus isolate rGopFla2 chromosome 14, rGopFla2.mat.asm, whole genome shotgun sequence:
- the LOC127034251 gene encoding uncharacterized protein LOC127034251 codes for MEGDTPESQDTCSQDLFSSPEEASQSQQLEVDVEEEAEDRARVTLTAAAGSPASRRLQNLRRNPRKSKEELIKSVMSHYNRESRKTEEWREKTYEWRKSVHEWRQTESRRKELSAKKTTKQMISLLSRQTESFESLVAMQTNMYRGNPQPSQSPLPCSPVFPQNNFLQQPVPYYPQLPPTPVRSPTSPDNYNSYPVHSTPIILQHSNPEVQQTVNIDQNRTY; via the exons atggagggagacaccccggagtcccaggacacatgcagccaggatctcttctcaagcccggaggaggctagccagtcgcagcagctggaagttgatgttgaggaggaagctgaggatcgtgctcggg tgaccttgactgctgcagccggatcaccggcctcacgtaggttgcagaacttgagacggaatcctagaaaatcaaaagaggaattgataaaatctgttatgagccactacaacagagaaagtaggaagacagaggaatggagagagaagacctatgaatggagaaagagtgtacatgaatggaggcaaacagaaagcaggagaaaggaattgtctgccaaaaaaaccacaaagcagatgataagcctcctgtctcgccaaactgagtctttcgagtctcttgtagccatgcagacaaatatgtaccgtggtaacccacagccctcccaaagccctcttccttgttccccagtatttccacaaaacaactttctccagcagccagttccgtattatccccagctgcccccaacacctgtaagatcacctaccagccctgataactataattcttaccctgttcactccacccccattattctgcagcatagtaatcctgaagtgcagcagacagtgaatattgatcaaaataggacatattaa